The Cryptomeria japonica chromosome 9, Sugi_1.0, whole genome shotgun sequence DNA segment ATTTATCCACTTGTTGAAGCAATTAGTGAGAGTATCATCATGCAACATTGAATATAATTGCAACATGTTCCTATAGTGAAGACATTGTTAAGTACtcataagcatacgctcatactaaATAAATATTGAACAAGATGATGTCAATACTTTGTTAAGAGGAACATAACATTCTAAGAAGCATATACCAACTTACTCTCATTGACAATGATTGCACTATAAATTCTTTTAATATCATTGCATACATCCAAGAAAAATCCTCTAAGTTGGTATCTATCTTATTCCAACGAGGTATTTTATCTTGTGTTTAACTATAACCATGAATTGTAAATAAAAAACAAGTAAAATCTACAAATATGAGCATGGTTGTGTGATAGAGTTCAGTACAGGAATGATAATGTCTAGGTTCCAAGCAATTGTTAAAATATCTCATCCTAAGAGCATTGGGTCTGTTTCCAAATTACTTTATCCATTATGAATAGTAAAGAAGAttaataatccaataaattaaattttactatTTTTATATTCCATTTTAGATTAAAAATTCATTATTAGAAACTTAAATAAATTGTCTGTATATATAGTTTCAAACCCATTATAAGAAAAACACAAGAAactataacaatgaaatacattttctataagaaaaagataaaatacttTTCGATTACTTAAGTTTCACAACCACAATTCATACACTACTAAGAGGCTTATCTTTAGCATATACAAATGATAAACTAATAGAGTTTGACATATTTGTTTTACCATCAATATCAACCTTATATATAGCCTCCATCTTATGCCCACAACTTGTTTGTAAAATATCGGAAATGATAGGAATCAACTATATATTGATTTTATAAGGAGTACTTGTATTTTATAATGATATCCAAAATATTAAACTATATCTAGAAATCAGATTGAATGAATAGTTACGCCTTGCTGAAgatataatttagttcaaatgctTTTCACATTTATTCATAAGGCAACCATAAGTTTTGGTGGTATAATGAATGAGAAGAACTAAAGCTTAGACATATGACCTCCTACAAATAAAATATAACTACTTATATATTATATAGAGCAAGATAATTTGCACTACCATATACTAAAACTATATTTGGACTTATGACTTCgttcaaaattattttattttatttatatttatattttttatttatttttgcttgTTTTTTCTTATGCGTTCGGGAGTTTTGATCATGTATTAACTTAGTTATTATTTATATTTGCACTCATTTCCTACAtgttataaatttaattatttatatatgtttcgatttatttatttatgtttatatttatatttagttgTTCAtcgtttaatatatttattatttataaaatttataaaattattttttggtAAGTTTATTATTATTCAATGCTTCTATTTAACAAATACGTAGTTAGGACATTATTAATATTTATAGACATAATTAGTAATAACTAAATCATGGCGATTGAATAAATTTATAGGGTCTTAATATTAAACGATAGTTTAAATAATTCTCGCTAGACTCGCTTATCTTCCTAAGGAGATCATTAAGTATTGCAAATTCAATTTAATTGGATTGCGAAAATCTAAATTATTACAAGGGTTAACGAAAGACCTTGACACAAGGATGACATTGGACCATCTGTCTCTGACCAACAAAACCACAAAATCCACATCATATTGCACCCATGTACTTGGAACCAAAGACAAACCTTACACAAGTCCACCCACACGTCATTAGTCTGAGTTAGTCTAAACAAAATAAATGTATTAAATTACTAATAACATAATAAAGACAATAATTATATTCAATAATATTAGCATCAAGGTTCACAACTGACACACACATGCTGTCCATATAATAAAATTCAGTTTTCCACCCCTAGAACAAATCACATTGGGACTAGGGTCATGCAAAAGTATTAACATGGTTTCTAGGGGCTATTCCATAGCATTTCTTAgaggtattttgtcaaacagttaaGGTGTGCAACCCTTaatttcacattttgcatacataaaTGCGCATACTCTGATTTATAATTACCATTTGGTACAGGGAGGCAGGTTATGGAAacgtggatgctcctgcatcaagaatGAATGAGAGAAAAATGATCTTAACAATTAGTTTTAGGTTAAGCATATATAGCTTTTAATGGTGTGGATTTACATGGTTAGTGGACATGAAAGGTAAATAAACCATGAATTAATAGTTTATTTAGTGTGAGATATTAAACTTGAGATAATACATTTCTAATTGCATAATGTGGAATATTAAAGTTCTACAAAATGTATTACAAATTACACTTTGTCATGTGATAAGGGATGCTCATCTAAAAGTTCATTTAAGTGGATTTGTGAGTGTCAATTGTGGATTTATATAAGTTTTTGTAGTGGTAGTAGCTTATAGTAATTAGGGTCATCAATTTATGAGTTTGGTAGATACTTGTGAATGACCACTTTAGGACCTATGTTTGCATAACAAATCATCTTGTAGTTCTTGTTTCTACCGAAAAGTTGAAACAATAGATTTAGGCTCTTAACTTGTAATGAATGTGTAATAGGGGTTCATCCCATaatgtgttggttaagtggtggtggtgTTGTGCCCACCAAGGTTCAAAACCCCACTCAACCATTGTGATCATAGGTTTGTGTCTTTGTTGATCCAATGTGCTCGTGGATTTGAGTCTCAACATTGATAAATGGGGATGAGTGGGGATGAGGTAGGTCCCCCATCAGGTTCATAGCTCTAGGTTAAAATCTCATATATTATCTAAGAGCTTGACATGAATGAAGTTAGGGTGTGCAAGTATAAGGTCCTATCCCCTACCTTAAAAAGGGGGATATGAGAAGAAGAagcaaataacaaaaataaaagaaaaggatgaatgaataaagataataaattcaAATCCAATATATTtgctctcctcttctttcttctctccctCTTCACATCTCTTTCTTTTTTAAGTAGCTAAATCCACATTCTAATTCACATCTCTATCTCATCTTGATATCATATTATCTGAAAGATTCTTTTttaattgattcaaaacaagattACAAATGTTATTTAACTAACAAATAATACTTATTTATATCATAGAAATATTCCTAATCTAAAAACAAGATTTATGTCAAGTAATGAAATGAATTGTAACCTTAGATCAGCCAACTTTTAGTTGTTGCTTGtatttttcattgtattttcttattttattttagctACCTGCTGGTAGCTTCATTTTGTAATTACATTGTTTCAATATAACACTATTATAATTATTATGGCTTGTGAGGATTTTAAAATATAGTGTTTTAGTACAATTGCAGTGGTTGTTGCCTTGCCTTAAACGAGGGATAATGACGTTCATCTGCCTTTAGGTAATGTTCAGTTGGAAATGTTTTGAATGTGCAGTTGTCAAGGAATATGTAGCAAACTTTAGTTTAATTGATTTTAGGTAACGTGGAGATGGAAATTGAGAATATAAAACTGGAAATCATTTAAACGTGCTAATAAGATATTTGAAATATGAAGTGGCCGTTTTCACCTCTTAGCTGTCGAATATTTGGTGCAAGTCATCCGGCCTGTTATGTATATGTTTGTTTTTCTGTTATGCTTAGCTTTTCTTAAGCCTGCTAGGGATTTGGGTTTGTGTAGAGAAGGAAATATCTAAACTAAACTTAGGTCATGGCCTCTCCTAAATCTAATGGTTCAGAAGCACAAGCAGGGCCATGGAAGTTAGTGATGGAGGATGGAGGACCCATAAAACCTCCAGTCACAGTGAAATACACAAAGCTCTTCATTAATGGAGAGTTTGTGGATTCAGTTTCAGGTAATATACTAATCTAGTTACTTTTGTATCCATACAATTTTTGAACTTGAATGTTAGAACATGGAAGTAGTTCATGACAGAAATTTTGGTTCACCTAGCAAGCTTGTGGTTATAGTGATCTTGCACTTAGTATGGCAACCATTTTTTAAAACCTTCCAGGCCTTAAATTTTGGTTAATTACCTTTGTATGTCTTGTTAGTTATCTTAATATTAAGATTGTTTCTGGATTTACTGTATATAATAATTTATCACTGCTCTATTACCCTGTTTTGTTGGTCCCTTTAACATTAAGATTGTTTCTGGATTGTATATTTTTTGGATTAATGATCTACTATTAGAAAGAAAAACTACAAATATGATCTAAAatgtcaaattgaaaaaaaatatataatctgAAAGTCAAACCCCTGGCCCTGACGGGTTCCCAGTTGAGTTTTTCCAGGAGTTTTGGGATATTGTGAAGCAGGATTTGTTAGAGGTGGTTTGTGAGTCTCTTCATAGTAAGCAGATGCTTCGCGCCTTGAATGCTACTTTTCTGgttctcattcctaagaaggaaggTGCTGACAAACTTGATCTCTTTAGACCTATTGCACTCTGTAATGTGGCGTATAAGATTATTACGAAGTTGATGGCTGAGAGACTCAAATCTTGTTTGCCAATGATTATTTCTGAGGAGCAAGGCGGCTTTGTGGCTGGGCGGCAAATTCTGGATGGGGTGGTGGTTGTGTCTGAAGCCATTCATTCCATGGCTACTTCTCAGGGGAggtctatgtttatcaagttggatatggccaaagcctatgacagagttAAATGGAGTTTTCTTCAGAAGATTCTGTTGGCCTTTGGTTTTTCCTCTGATTGGGTGAGTTGGGTGTTGAGTTGTGTGACTTCTTCCTCCTTTTCGGTTATTATGAATGGGGAGCCTTCTGAGCTTTTTGGGGCCACTAGGGGTCTTCGTCAGGGGGATCCGCTCTctccttatttgtttattattctggCTGAGGGGCTTGGCCGTCTTCTTAAATCTCAGGTTTCTCATGGCTTGATTCATGTTTGGCAGTGGGGGATGGGCTTGCCTACACTTTCTCATCTCCAATTCGTGGATGATACCTCTCTTATGGGTCTGGCTCGTATTAGGGAGGCTGATTCCTTCAGGAAAACTTTGGACATCTACCTTGCGGCTTCGGGCCAGAGAGTCAATGAGCAAaagtcttctattttcttctttaatactcctcaAGCTATCCAGCATAGGATTGCTGCCATTCTGCGGTTTCAAATTGGAACTCTTCCCTttgtttatttgggtattcctcttaCTGTTGGCCGTCTGCCCAGATCTTCTTGGCAGCAGTCGCTTGATAAGCTTAGGAGAAAGGTTTCTCATTGGACCCATCGTTGGTTGTCTTCTGCAGCTAGATTGACTCTTCTTAAGTCTGTCATCCAGGCCCTTCCCATCTACAGGTGCTTTGTTCAAGCGGCTCCTATGTATttccttaaggaatttgatgctctTTCTCGTCAATTCCTTTGGAGCGGTAATTTATTGTCTTCAAAATGGAGCCTTGTTAAGTGGGAATCAGTGTGTAGACCTAAGCAGGAAGGGGGTCTTGGTTTACGCTCTGCTATTTTGAATGGAAAAGCTCTTGCTGCTAAGCTTTACTGGCGCTGGTGCACCCATCAGCACCAGTTATGGGCTCGTATTCTCAACCTTAAATATCTTCGGGGTGTTGCTTCTTTTGAGGTCCCTCGCTATCCTCTGGAGGGGGGTGGTTCTATGATCTGGCATACTTTGAAAGTGGGGGCGCAGTTGATTAAGGATGCTCTTTTTTGGATCTGTCATTCGGGTTCACAGGCTCTTTTTTGGTTAGATTcctgggatggtcaccctcctattctttcttcttttcctcatcTCCAGCCTCTGTCTGAGGTTTTTAGCTCAGCTGGCTGGGATACTGTGGAGCATTATAAGGTGGCACAACATGATGGTTTGGTTCTTCGGTTTCGTTGGAAGCACCCTTCTGAGTGGCCTCCAGGAGGGTCTGAGGGGGATAGGCGTGAGCTTTCCCAACTTTTGGCTTCCCGTGCTTGTAATTCTTTGAGAGGAACTGATGTTTTGGCTTGGGATGGTTCAGACTTGTCTGGAAAGTACTCTGTGGTTGCTGGTTATAAACAGATTGGTAGGCAGTTGTTTGGGGACATTGAGGTCCCTTGGTGGAAGCATGTTTGGCACAAGTTGTCATGGCCCAAGTGCAACTTCTTTATGTGGTTAGTGGCCCAAAATCGGTGTCTCACTTGGGATAATTTATGTAAGCGTGGTTTTCAAGGCCCTTCTATGTGTGTTTTGTGTCAAGGTTGTGAAGAGAGTGTATCCCATATCTTCTTCCAATGCTCCTATGCTAGGGAGATTTGGCACCTCTGGTGGGGAGTGTGGAATACGACTTGCTGGCATGTTTCCTCTTTGGTGGAATTTTGGGAACGATGGGGAAGGGCCCCTGTTTCTACTTCCTTTCTCCAGGCTGCTTGGGCCATTGGGCCTTCCTTTATTATCTGGAATCTTTGGTTGGAGAGGAATAGGCGGATCTTTCAAGAATTGCAGCTGATGGCTCCTCACCTTTGGAGGAAAATTTTACACTCCTTAGGGGAAACTATTGTGGCTAAGTGTGATATGACTATGCGGGTGGACCCTCGGGATGTTGATTGTTGTAATCGCCTTCATCTTCCTCCTCCGCAACGACAACTCATGCGTAACAGGTGTAGGCATCCTACCCcaaaggtgaatagggagggaagatGGTCCCCTCCTCCCTTGGGAGTCCTAAAAATCAACTCGGATGGCTCTTCTCGTGGTAATCCTGGTCATGCTGGCATTGGAGGTGTGGGCCGTGATAGCTTAGGGGATGTTCAATTTATTTTCTCTGAGTATAAGGGTCTTCATACGAATAATCTTATGGAGGCTCAGGCTATTTTAGTGGCTATGGAGCGGGCCAATCAGTTGGGTTGGCGAAGGATCATATGTGAGTCTGACTCCCAGGTTGTGGTGAACTTACTGAAAAGGCAGTATATGGATAATGTGAGCTGGCAGCTGGCCTTGATTGTTGAACAAATTCTCACTCTCTGTGCATCTCTGGAGCATGTTACTTTCAACCATATTCCCCGTGAATGGAATGGTGTGGCTGATTGCTTGGCTAAATGGGCTTCCGACCATATGCATGATTGGAATTTGGTGGATCGGGGCCATCTGCCCCCGGATTTGTCTCATCAATTGGATCACTTGGTTGATCTTGATAGGGCCATTTAATGGCCTTGCTTTGTAATGTCTCCTTGGTTTAATAATATTTTTACCCCTTTATGTTTAAAGAATATACAAGTAAATCCAAAAAAATCTTAATAATATTAATCCTACAAAAAGTGTGAAAAACTTATGCCAACTGGCTGAACATGGTTCAGGTGGTAAGTCTGTGATTCTATTGATCTCTCAcccatcataccaaatcttttcaaaaCTTGATCTAGAGATCATAGAATAAATTTAATTAGCAATTCCAGTTAAAGATCTTAATGAATTTATGTGCAGGGAAAACATTTGAGACATTTGACCCAAGAACAGAGGAAGTTATAACGAGTGTATCAGAAGCTACCAGTGAAGATGTTGATTTGGCTGTGAAAGCAGCCCGGGCTGCCTTTGATCATGGACCATGGCCTCGCATGTCAGGCCAGGTATGATTTTTGGTTTTGTTTGTTACGGTTCAAGAGAAATTTTTATTGTTTAGTTTGAGCTAGTGACCCTGAAAGCTTAGAAGGCTTTCCCTTGTTAGCCTGGACTACCAAGTAGTCTCTAGAGTTGCCACCAAGATTTTAATGTCCATGAGTTCTTAGGACAGAATCCTGATCAAATCGACTGtcacaactttttttttttatgtaagGCGATGATGAGTCCTCAACACTCTAATTGTTCAACAGTCTTCTTACTGAATAAATTATACCAAAAACCAACTGTATAATTGCCACTCTGAATGGATAACAAATTCTGAACAAGGCCTGTCTAATGCAAGGAATTCTCCTGAATAAAACCTTCTACCCTTAGATAAGAGCCTTCCAATCTGTGAACAGTAAAACCCCAATTCCTCATCCTCTGCATTCCTGGACATACCTGTAACCTCTGTTGTACAACTTGTGTAGATGGTGTCTTTGTTTACCTGTGCCATACAAAATTGGGAATGATCAAAACCCTGCCTAATCATCTCACACATTCCCTGTTTTGGAAGATCTTTAACAGTGCACCACTGTTTAATAACCAGTGCATTGTAGCTAACAAACTGACTGTTTATCGCCAACACCCTTGTCTAAGCTCAATGTGTTCTTTCGACAGCATCCATATTTATTTCTGCAATCTTATTGTATATTTTCTTCTTATTGATGATGGATTATTGAAGAATGGATTATTGAATGTGATCTGAAAATTTGAGTGAAAACATACAGACTCGGAAACTTATGCATCTCAATCTAAAAGACCGAAAAATTAATGCCAGTTATAAGGTGAATACTGTTTTGGTTACAGGTAAGAGGCCGCATACTGCACAAATATGCAGATCTGCTTCTCCAGCATTCAGATGAAATTGCAGCATTGGAGACATGGGATAGTGGAAAACCTTTGGATATGGTTAAGATGCTGGATGTACCCGGCTCTTCTAACATTATGCATTACTATGCTGGTAAAGGAAAAGTTGCTTAATTAGGAAGTGTACTTTTATGgtcttatttatttttcaaaattatagTTCCTATAAGCATGACCTTTTTGCAGGGTATGCTGATAAAATTCATGGGCTGACATTGAAGATGAGTGGGCAGTACCAGGGATATACATTGCATGAACCCATCGGAGTGTGTGGTCAGATTATACCCTGGAACTATCCTCTCCTCATGTTTTTCTCTAAGATCAGTCCTGCTTTAGCCTGTGGATGCACAGTGGTTATCAAATCTGCAGAACAGACCCCCTTGACTGCACTTTACTGTGCTCATTTGTCCAGAGAGGTATGCAACTTGAAATTTTATCACTAACTTTTCATCTCAAAATCAACTGAATTTTTAGCTCTTTCAATCAAGGAACCAGTCTTTACCTATATAAGTCCTACAGTTGTGCTTTCTAGTTTTTGCTTTTTTAAATAAATTGATGACATTTAATGCAGTAATTTACATTTCTTGTTACATCTGTTTAGGGAGAAAACTTATTAAAATAACACATAAATATGTAGAATAGAGAGAAATAGAATGGGGGATGGGGTTACCAATCAATAGAGTTTACATCCATTCAAGAAGTCCTTACAATATATTGAATTTTATTGAAGACAACTGCTACTATGTCATGCATTTGGGATAAATATTTTAGTGTGATATGACTTACATAGTATATGGATCATATACTTAgatatatgatattataatatgcATAGGTGGATGGAGATGCTAATATATGATACACATCTCATAAGTTAGTTATTTTGGGTCATGATTTATATTAAGTAATTGGGAGGTCTACATCGATTTAGTGGTTTACCTCTTCATTATGTTATTATAAAGAGGTCTATATAAATAAGTTAAATATACCTGTAAGAATATGTGATGAGTATGGTATTGTATTTGAGATCTCTTGGAGATATCACATGGAATGACTTCTTTCACAAGGAATATTACATGGTGTTCCCTACCTaaagttttttttgtctattttttttgCATATTATGGGTAGTAGGACATCTTGGCCCACAAACATCTCTCATGTTGTATGTGATCCTTCTTCTAGATTATCTTATTGTCGTAATTATAGGTGTTGATCTTATCATTATGCAACTAACTAATACTAGCTACTACACTACAAAATAGAATTCATAACATTGTCTTCCCCTCAAAAAACTTTTTCCTCAAAGCACGAGGTGAGAAAACTTAGAAAGAATGCCAATGGGTTCTCATCTATCACTTTATATTGCAAGCCCTTCAATTAGATTAAAATCTTATCAATAGAATGAGTGTAAAGGTGCTTGGTGCATTTGTCTAATATAGCCTTAAGTTCTTAAAACATGGATCCCTCCTTGTCCAATGCTAGTACCTTTGTTAGAATTCAAGTAACAATCTCTAGCACATTTTTGAGGCAGAAGACATGAAAAACTAGGTGGATCTTACAAGAGGGTGGGAGTTCCAACTTGTATGCCACCTCACCAATGTGTTAGATCACTTAGTAAGGGTCATAAAATTTGTATCCAACTTACATGACCTCACTTGTTGTATAGAAACATCTACTTGTATGGTTGGAGACATAAAAGACATAATCACCAATAAAAAAAGGTTTACTTTGTCCTATGTTGATCTACTTAGTGTTTCATGCAATTTAGTCTCGAGACCAAATTGGCATTAAGGATTTGGGAAATTTCCTCACATTTGGCCAAAGTACTATCAACTAATACAACCTTAAGAGAGCCTAGAATATAAGTAACCAAGGAAGATGGGGGAGTACCAAAGAGAGCCTCATGGATTGTCATTTTGGAAGCAATATGATAAGTTCTATTCGAGCATCATTTAGTGAGAGTTAGCCACTTGGCCCATTGTCCCTATTTCATTGACACAAAATAATGGAAGTGAGCCTCAAGGAATTTCTCAACAGACTCAGTTTGGCTAAACTTGTGTTCAAATTAACACCTTACAACTTAAACAATTATTGCTAGAAAATATTGGTAAAAATAGGATCTTGATCACCAACAGTGGAGTGGGTCATCCCATTGAGTTTGAACATTAAATCCAAGAAGTGTTAAGCAACCATAACAATAATATAAGGGTGAGGTGGTGCATATAAATGAACATATTTGGTCAAGTGGTTAACAATAACCAAAATGGCATATTTACCTCCTAATATTGAAAGCCCcataatgaaatccatagaaatatTAGTCCAAGCATTATGTGGAATAGGAATTGCTTACAAAAATACTAAGAATTTGATAATATTCACCTTATTTTGTTAGCACAACTCATATTTTACTACAAATACCTTAACATCCTACTTAAGGTCATATAGAAAGAAAcctcacttcactctctcttgggTCTTTGAAAATTCTAAACGGCTTACAATAAAGGAGTCAAATTCTAAGGGTAATAGAGACTTGAGTTAAGAGTTGGGAGTTAAATAAATATAGTCCTTATAAGTAAAGGATTTACTTATCTATAAGAACCTAGGCATGAACAACCAACACTAAAACCCTAGTACCAAGGATATGCATTTAAATggtgtaaaaaaaatttaaaactagtCAAAAGAATCATCATTGATTATTGCAAAACACACAAAATGAAAAAAACCCATGAAATTTGTCACCacaaaaaaaaatgccaaaaaaacaTAGGAACTCCCCAAAAATTGCAATAAATGTCAAAAAGAGTGTAGACCACCAATAAATTTTGTAGAGATACCAAAATTTGACATAGGTGTTGTTACAACGCAACCATATAGTCCATGTGGATCCATATAATTGCACATTTTTTTCGCATGAGTTTTAGAGCCCaaaaaaaattgaccaaaaatTTCCTACTCTAATTTGAAAATTGGACAAGTGATCTTAGGGTTTTTGGACATTATAAACATAACAATAAGGTTCATTTTTCTCCAAGAGGCCTTCCATAATCTTGTAAGACAATagctcttaaaatttgaggatttTGTTGATTCTAAGCTTAAATACTAGGTTGGACTAATAATGAATCCAAAAGTAGTAATCTATCAATTAAAGCCAAAAATCCTTCCATAATTGAGTGTTACAATGGAAATTATTGTATTGTCTCGAAAAAATAAATTACATAGTGATATAATGAAAGAAAATAACCTTTTCTCTATTAGCTAGGGGAACTGCTGTAAAGCTCACAAGATTTTGTCAAGTGTCTTAATCTTATAGTTTAAgacaaaaaaggaaagaaaaatactaAGCAAGCTTAAGACTAAGATGAGAATAGTTCCTAAAGTCTAAATGGTTAGATAAAGTACCACAATCACAACAATAA contains these protein-coding regions:
- the LOC131073842 gene encoding uncharacterized protein LOC131073842 isoform X2 codes for the protein MASPKSNGSEAQAGPWKLVMEDGGPIKPPVTVKYTKLFINGEFVDSVSGKTFETFDPRTEEVITSVSEATSEDVDLAVKAARAAFDHGPWPRMSGQVRGRILHKYADLLLQHSDEIAALETWDSGKPLDMVKMLDVPGSSNIMHYYAGYADKIHGLTLKMSGQYQGYTLHEPIGVCGQIIPWNYPLLMFFSKISPALACGCTVVIKSAEQTPLTALYCAHLSREVGIPPGVLNVLSGFGETTSASISKHMDIDKISLTGSTEVGRLVMEAAARSNLKDVTLELGGKSPLIIMDDFDIDEAVDIAHSAAYINMGQICMAGSRIFVQENVYDEFVKKIIKRVHKQVVGDPFKQGVQHGPQIEKVQFEKILKYIQYGKDDGAKLLIGGNSLGEKGFYIEPTIFVDVEDNMRIAQEEIFGPDYRRSNRKREQNNIWSSSWSSHTQHKYN